AAGGTGATCAGCTGGGGGGGCGGGTGCTGTGGAGGAGAGATCCTCGGGCAAGAAGAGCCTCACCCTCTGGCGCCCCATCGTCCCTGTCTGGTGCCCACCTCGTTCCATTCACTCTGCTCTTTGcttctcccccactcccccaacttttttttttttttttttttttttttttttagtctcactctgtcaccaggctggagtgcagtggcacaatctcggctcactgcaacctccacctcctgggttcaagcgagtctcctgcctcagcctcccgagtagctgggactacgggcatgcgccaccatgcccagctaatttttgtatttttagtagagattgggtttcaccatgtttgccaggatggtctcaatctcttgaccttgtgatccacccgccttggcctcccaaagtgctgggattacaggtgcacaggtgcgagccaccacacctgaccttttttttttttttttgaaaacgagtctctgtcgcccaggctggagcacagtggtgtgatctcagctcaccacaacctctgcctcctgggttcaagctattctcttgcctaggcctcctgagtagctgggattacaggtatgtgccaccatgcccggctaatttctccCTGCTTCTGGATCTCCCAGGGCTCTAGAATCCTCTCCCTCTATATCTGGAAGGATCTGTGGAGAGGCCATGATGAGTTTGCATCTGTTACACCACTTACTGCCTGGCCTTAGGCCCACGACTTCACCTCCCTGAGAGTTCTTCACCTATCAACTCAGGACAGTTAGTTGCATTAGTTATGTGTTGGTACTATAACAGGTTACCACAGATTTAGTCTGAAATcagcacaaatgtattatcttacagttctagagctcAAAAGTCTGAAATAGGTCAGCAAGCCTGCATTCCGTCCAGAGGCTCTGTGGGAAaacctgtttccttgccttttccagcttctagaggctgcctgcattccttggctcatggccacgCATCACTCCGACCTCTGCTTTCATCATCACGCCACCCTTCATCCCTCTGCTTTCATCGTCATCTCATCTTCTCTCACCCTGACCTTACTATTTCCCTCTCATAGGAACCTTGCAATCATATTTGGCACACCCAGATAATCCAaataatcttcccacttcaggatCCTTCatttaattgcatctgcaaaatccctcttGCCATGTAAAGTAGCATACTCACAGGTTGCAGCAGACAgggacatctttgggggaccattattcagcctaccacaatAGTACAAGGCACctcaatatatatatgtgaacacTTTGCTAAGTTCCCAGCACACAAGaggcactcaataagtgttagctCTTATTACCACCATCACTGCTACTATCATTATAACTTACCTAATCCAAGGATTCTTACCCCCTGGTATTTGTGAGTCATGAATAGAATTCAGGGAGTCACTGAAACCTCTTGATTTATATACAGAAATTTCTGTGTAAAGGGGACTAAGTTTTTCTCCAGGAAAAGCATCTATAGCTTTCATCAGTTTCACTAAGAGCATCTTGGGGCCTGACTCATGACctaaaaaaggttaagaaatgcTCCTTGTTTTATAGCTTGGAGAGTCTAAGCCCCAGGAAGGGGATGTGACTTTCCCGAGGTCACACAGTGAATTAATAGTATCATTGGAATTTCCACCCATGTTTCCTGATGCCCAGGCCAATGCAATTTCTACATCCTGAGGCTTCCTTTAGCAGTAAGGCAGCAAAGGCAGAATGTATGCGTTTGGACAAAGGGCCGTGGCTGATGGCTCTGACCTTTccagctataataataataaaagaataataacatttattgagggcttacttTGTGTCAGTGTGtcagtcagggttcttcagagacacaaaaccaataggatatacAGAGATGTATGGAAAGAGATTTATATTAGGGATTGGCTCACAagattatggaggctaagaagcTTCCCAATCTTCCCTCTGcaacctggaggcccaggaaagctgTTAGTGTAGTTCCAGTCCAAACCCAAGGGCCTCAACCAGGGGGATCAATGGTGTAAGTCCCAGTCAgagttcaaaggcctgagaaccaggaatgctgatgtccaagggcaaggaagatggatgtcccagcacaAGCAGAGACAGGGGATTGgcgcttcctctgcctttttgttctatccaggccctCAACGGATTGTATGGTGCCCACCCACTTTGGTGAGGGTGGAACTTCTTTGCTCAGTCCACCGATTAAAATGCGAATCCCTTCTAGAAACGCCCTCATGAACACACCCagaaatgttttaccagctatctgggcatccctttcacttaacccagtcaagttgcctcacaaaatcaaccatcacagccaggcactgtgctaaatgcttcaCGTGTGCTATCTCATTGAATTTTCAATCaaccctattttatgtacagtatcattaacttaattttacaaatgaggaaatgaaggacCAGAGAGAGTGGGTCATCTGCCCAAGTTCATCTGCCAAAGTGAGTTCACCCACTTTGAGCGGCAGGGACAGGGCTCGGCACTTATACCCATTCCCTCTTGTCGTCACAACCATAGTAATTGTGATAGTTACCACTTCTTTACTGCAGCCATCAGAAAGGCCCCCACTTCCCTTGATATCTGAACCTCTTGGCCAAAAGCCTTCAGCTTCCTCAGATGCACATGTGTGCTCCTTGTCTTCCAGGGCACATATACCTTCGTAGATGGGCTGCACTATGATGAGAAGAACTGGCATTACTGCGACGGCTATGATCGGAGGTTTTACACAGAGATCCTCAATGGCTTGAAGCCTGCAGGTACCCAGGCACCCACCCTTTCCTTCATACCCAAACTGAGAGGGAAACTAAGACAGTTTCGGATAAGTGGACTGTGTCCTACTGAAGTAACTTAAAGGGGAAGAGGAACTGAGCAGGCGTAGAAGAATACAAAAGAGCCAGGTCCTGGAGCCAGGAAGGCCAGTCCTCATATCTCAGCTCCACTGTGCTAGCCAGAGGACCATGGGCAAGGGACTTTacccactgtgcctcagtttctccccttcaaaatggagtcaatcagctgggcgtggtgactcatgcctgtaatcccagcactttgggaggccaaggcgggtggatcacttgaggtcaggacttccagaccatcctggccaacatagtgaaacctgtctctactaaaaatacaaaaattagccgggtatggtggcatgcctgtaatcccagctactcaggaggctgaggcatgagaatcgtttgaactcactaggtggagtttgcagtgagctgacatcacgccactgcactccagcctgggcgacagagcgacactctggtctcagaaaaaaaaaaaaaaaatcaaaatggggTCAACAGCATCATCTACCTCCCAAGATTGTTGTAAATAAGATAATTCATGTCAGGTGTTTAGAACAATGCCTTGAATGCATGTGGGTGCACGGTACATGTCAGCTGTTCTTATTCGTGGTACCTACTATAAcactaaaattatgtaaatattttaaaaagaaagagttaaGGACGAAAGCAGTACTGACAGAGCATGTGCTTTGTGTATCAGGTGCTGGGGGAGGCTCTCTGTAATCCCTGTCTCCCTAATGTCCAGATGACCCTGCCCAGTCAGCCTTCCTAGTCCCATGTCACTCCAGGTTGAGGCTGTGGAGTTCAGACATGGTTCCCTGTGGCAGAGCTCACACTGGCAGCCCAGTCTTCCTCTCTGAGGTCCTCTGTATCATGCTACCTCCCTGCAAAAACCGTGTTTCATCATGGAGGGCTACATTTGGACTATAAGTCTGGATTCAGAGAGTGGCACCTTAAAATTTTGAGACGTGTTCCAGGTCAGGTGAGCCTCAAgacaaagggaggggagggatagcattaggacaaatacctaatgtagatgacaggttgatgggtgcagcaaaccaccatggcacgtgtatacctatgtaacaaacctgcacattctgcacatgtaccccagaacttaaagtataataaaaaataaataaataataaaataataaaaaaagaagagtgtaGTTTTTGGCACAGCAGAGATAATATATCCAAaatgacagatggggaaacaacTCTGTATACTATAAAAACAATCCCAACTTAGCTTGTGAGAGACCATGAGCTGTGGTTGACAGAGCATGGAGCCAGAAATTGTGGGTCTGAGTCCTAGCATTCTCTGTCTATAGCTGGATGAGCCTGCACAAGTCAACCTCCGTCAGGGCAGAAGCCTCCAGGAAGCACCCAGGCactggagtcaggcagacctgaGCTCAAACCcccatctccttcccttcccagcttcATGACCTTGGGTCAGTTAGTTGACCGGGTGAGCCGCCTTCTCTCCCTTTGCCCTCCTGACACTTACTCTGCTATTTTCCTCCTATCCCCAGGCTTCTTTGCCACTGCCTCCTcaacatccccccacccccagttatTCACGTTGAGGTTCCCGGGGCTCTCTGGCTTaggcattttctgttttcattctatATGCTCTTCCTGAACAAGTTGATACACTTCTAAGCCTTCAACTACCATCGGCTTCTAAACTGAAATCAGAATCCCTGAGCCTGAGATCCCTGCATCAAGCTTCCCTGACACCTGTATTGGTCGTTCTCAACTTGTTTGCACTGAATTCATTGTCACCCCCACCGTGATGGCTGCCTCACTGAATGTCATGCCCATCCACCTAGGTAAGCCTAatcctcccttcccctgccccctaaGTGCAATGGTCCTATGGATTTTACCTCTGAAATATagactttatttgtttattcaacaaatatttattgagcacttccatgtgccaggcagcaTTCTCTTCATACTCTTTGCCACTGCCCTGTTCCAGCCCTCCATCATCTTTCCCCTTGATGACCTGAGTCCAGAGATCCCCACTTGGCCCCCTTGAGGTCATTCTCCATTCTGCAGtcacttccatctttttttttttttttgagacagagtcttgctctgttgcccaggctggagtgcagtggtatgatcatagctcactgtaactttgaactcctgggctcaagcgatcctcctgccaagTGAtctggcctcctaagtagctggaactacaggaatgtgccaccattcctggttaatttttttttttttaagtttcttgtagagatgggtcttgccatggtgcccaggctcatctagaactcctggccttaagcaacctTCCCTCCTtaacttgggattacaggcgtgagccaccatgcccggccgcttACATCTTTTAAAGTGTGAATCTGATTGCCTCCCTCCCGCCCCGCCCCTTGAGTGCTCCCTATACCCTCAAGATAAGGTTTCAAATTCTCAGAAACAGTGACATTCTCTGGCTCCTGCTCATGTCCCAGCCTCATCCTAGGCTACCCACCCTTCTCggtttttctctctcccctcttgccatgcttgctttctctctattTCTCAAAGAGACCACACTTTTTCCTgccattctctctgcctggaatactttAACCCTCTTACTTCACCCAAATAACTCCTTCCcgtccttcaggtctcagctcaacgTCCTGAAGCTGGGAGCCCCTTCCCTGAATTCCCACACTAGGTAAGGTCTCCCTGTGGCATATCACAGCAGCCATGACCTCCTCCCAGGGCTTGGATCGTGAGTGTTCATCTCGTCTTCCCAAGCTGTGAGCAACATGAGGGCAGGGCCCTAGCACATTGTCTGGCATACAGTGGGTACTCGTTAAAGAGTTATTGTCAAACAGGGATAATGATATTGACATCACAGTGCAGGGTGAAGTATGTGCTTAGGGGAGTTAAGGCAATGACATTAAGAAATATTTCCTAAGCTCCTACTGTATGTCAGACACTGGCTGGACCCAGGGAGACCAGAGTTAAGAGGACATCATCTCTCCCTTCAAAGAGCTGCCAGTCTAGCTGCAGCTTGAGAACCTTGCAAATCACTCCTCCCGGATTAGTTATGATGGGAGGCCTGGACTTTGCCATGGGCTCTTCACCCCAATTAAGGCTGTAGGCAAAAAGCCCTCAGCCTTAAGCCTTAGCTCTCACACAATGGCTGGTTTTGCTAAAGCTAAGCCTCTGCCAGTCTCGTGGTGGCTTTTCCCGAACCTGCCTGGCTCTCCCCGAACCTGCCTGGCTCTCCCCTACTTCTCCTGTGACCCTCAGAAGAGCAGCTTGATTCTAAGTAGCTACTTCCTTCCCTTGTCACTCCACACTTTGCCTCTCGGAGCTGGCATTGTTAGGGCAACTCGCCCTGCCTGTAAGGCAGGGTGAGGGTTAAAAGTGCCCTGTGATCTCTTGGAGCATCTGTGAGATGGACATTGGCATGAGGCTTTGGTGAGAGAATGGCTGTAAAGTGCTTGACATGGAGTAAGTTCTCGGTAGTCATTAGCCAGTACATATGGGGTTAggtttaggatcagggtcagtgTCAGGGTTACGGTTAGGCATGTCATTAAGCAACACAAGAGTTCCTACTGTGTGCAAGACTCTGGGTTGTGGGCGTGGTGCTGTGTGCTCAGTGGGCATCCAGCTCTCAGTCTAGAGAACAAGGAACTATAGCAACTATAGTTAGAAGGAACCTGAGAAGTTATTTATTCCAACCTCTCCCTTTACTTGAGCCATGGCGTTTCAAGATACACATACCTAGCGTGCATGACCTAAAAGGTGCACTCaatcttctttctctcccagaGATCTCAGTGTCCCTGGTCCTGTGGCTGCACCTAGGCTGTCTCCTCTCCTGATGTTGGCACCTGAACATACAGGTTCCAGAGCTGGACTGCCTCCTAGCTGGataaccttgggaaagttactttaacttctctgagcctcagttttcttatctgtaaaatggagccacAGAGTTGCTCTCAGGATTAAATAAAAGaggagcacaatgcctggcacataataaacattCAATGAGTGGCAGCCACCGTGGTAATTTTGGCAAGAGTCAAAGTTCTCCACCACCTGCCCCTTGTCCACCTGATCCATTTCTTTTCTGCTGTTCTCCTTCATACGTGCTCTGCTCTACAAGGTTTCCAGAGTGGGGCTTAAGGATCCAtgcctctggcctctgcccacgcTTTGAATGCCACCCCTCTTCTGGATCTGATGCTCTCCTATCCATTTGCCAACTCTGACTTACCCTCAGCGTCTGTCTAACTTCAGAACCTGTGCCCTTTGTCATGGTATCCGAAGAAATGGAGGAGGATGGGgtcaaaggaagaagaagacagaGGGTCTCGTTCCCAAGACCCTGTTCCCAAGAGCCATGTTCAGAAAGTTCCTTTGGGGCACTGTTTCTGCTGGGTTTGCTTCTTGCCCTGAGTAGGGGGTATTTAGTTCAACAGGGGAGCCAGATAGTCACATGAGCCACCAGCCACAAGTGGACCTTATGGGAACATTGGGTTTGGATTTGACCTTGATGGTGAACTAATTGCCCATTATGTTCTTTCAAGGTATGGCTCAACTCACCAATATGGACCCACCTAGAAAAATCCCCAGGGGCTATTACGATTGTGGAGATGGCTTCTATAACCCAGTCACGAGGGTAGTCAAGGGCTATAGGAACCGCTTTCTAAGAAACACAGGTAGGTTTCTTCCGACACTGCAGCACGTTTTCTCTTCACCCACATATAAGTATGTGCATCTGTATGTACAAATGTATGCACACACTTGACGAGAAAGAAGCTTTTGCTGATAGAAGATGAAAGTTGATTACctggatgttttattttttggacttCTCGTGGCTGGCAAATCTGTACATAGTCCTAGAGTGAGGTAAAAGGACATTCGTGGTCTAGCTGTGACGGCACATAAATGTCGCACTGAAAGGATTAAGgtacttatttttgtatgcattCCTTCGATTTTAATGGGCACTTAATATATGCTAGACACTGTGCTTGGTGTTGGGGGAAAAGCAGAGCAAAGCTGGACACAGCCCCCCTTCCTTGTGGAGCTTGCATTCTAAAAGTGGCAGAGAAGTATTATAAACAGTTAATTGTATCATGGAACAGACACAATGAAGGGAAAAACATGGTCCTGTGGGAAGGGAAAGTAGGGGCCCCAGAGAGGTGGGACGGATGCTGTGGGAGCACAAATAAGGGCTATCAAATCCCGAAGCGGTTAGTCAGAGAAGGTTTCAAGGAGGAAATGACttctaagctgagacctgaagaataACTGGGAGTTGACCACAAGGCCTGGGGAGAGGGTTTCCCAGCGAGAGGAAATGGCACAGGCAATGGCCTAGAGGGGAGTGATCCCTTGAGGTCCAAGAAGGTTGGTTCATCCTTTAGCTAGGGGAGTAGGTACCTTGGAGGATCCAGAACCTCAGTTTGGTGAGTCAACACAAGGCTGATCAGACGAAGAAGAACCCATTTACAGTGACCACACTCACAGGAGATCAATACACAAATAATAGAACATTTTCCTTTAATGCAGTGATTCCTAAACTTATCCTTTTCTGAAGTCACACTCCCACTAGGAATATCAAAAGATATGGACCCTCTTGCCGGAAAAATgtccatgcatgcacacacacacacgcgtgcgcCCACAcgcgcacatgcatacacacacacacacattttgcagATAGTCTTAAGGGGTGGATGGTCCCTCTAAAGACCTAGGTCAAGAAACCTTGCTCTATAATGAGAAAGAAACTGCCAGGTAGACCAGAACATCTGTGCTGGTGAATGAGAGCATCCTCTCCCTATAGGGAAATTTACTCAGTAAGTCGGTGATGACCAGAAAGGTGCCTCATGGGGCTAGAGTAAGAGCaaggagaggccgggcgcggtggctcacacctgtaatcccagcactttgggaggccgaggcgggcggatcatgaggtcaggagatcgagaccatcctggctaacacggtgaaaccccgtctctactaaaaatacaaaaaattagccaggtgtgg
This genomic interval from Gorilla gorilla gorilla isolate KB3781 chromosome 3, NHGRI_mGorGor1-v2.1_pri, whole genome shotgun sequence contains the following:
- the LOC129532807 gene encoding MORN repeat-containing protein 5-like isoform X2; the protein is MEYTGSKYIGEYVDGRMEGKAKYILPTETIYVGEMKDGMFHGEGTLYLPSGSQYDAIWENGLAIKGTYTFVDGLHYDEKNWHYCDGYDRRFYTEILNGLKPAGMAQLTNMDPPRKIPRGYYDCGDGFYNPVTRVVKGYRNRFLRNTGRFLPTLQHVFSSPTYKYVHLYVQMYAHT
- the LOC129532807 gene encoding MORN repeat-containing protein 5-like isoform X1 is translated as MGDCEPPRTGTASALITVESVLYSASWTISIVPDKMMEGKAKYILPTETIYVGEMKDGMFHGEGTLYLPSGSQYDAIWENGLAIKGTYTFVDGLHYDEKNWHYCDGYDRRFYTEILNGLKPAGMAQLTNMDPPRKIPRGYYDCGDGFYNPVTRVVKGYRNRFLRNTGRFLPTLQHVFSSPTYKYVHLYVQMYAHT